The following proteins are co-located in the Chryseobacterium daecheongense genome:
- a CDS encoding lysylphosphatidylglycerol synthase transmembrane domain-containing protein — translation MEKKQTNPIKSIITVVISLAFAGFFLWLALKGLDFKVIQKSLAKANYLWVLFASVFGILAYWFRAVRWNLLLEPMGHQISNSNSLWSISFGYLMNLTIPRSGEVARATALYGVEGVPVDKSFGTIILERVVDLICMLGFLGLTLIFKYKAILSFYENSGIDINPNKILIILLILVVGTILFFVLKKKLATIPLLGKIIGFIDGIFQGITSIFRLKQKGKFILYTLGIWISYYFAAYLVCFALPETSNFTIADGFFIIVVGTLGMIIPASGGIGAFNLAMKFGFMALFISMGKSAELGGEMGLTYSFISLPLQIVIMLVMGLISIPMLAKARNSRVSHNNFES, via the coding sequence ATGGAGAAAAAACAAACGAATCCCATAAAGTCAATAATTACAGTCGTAATTTCGCTTGCTTTTGCTGGCTTTTTTTTATGGCTTGCTTTAAAGGGACTTGATTTTAAGGTGATTCAGAAATCATTGGCAAAAGCAAACTACCTGTGGGTTTTATTTGCTTCTGTTTTTGGGATTTTAGCCTACTGGTTTCGGGCTGTTCGCTGGAATCTTTTATTAGAACCTATGGGGCATCAGATCTCTAACTCCAATTCATTGTGGTCTATTTCATTTGGCTACCTGATGAATCTTACCATTCCCAGAAGTGGAGAAGTAGCAAGGGCTACGGCATTGTATGGAGTGGAAGGAGTTCCGGTAGATAAATCTTTTGGAACGATTATTTTGGAAAGAGTAGTTGATCTTATTTGTATGTTGGGATTCTTGGGATTAACCTTAATCTTTAAATACAAGGCCATTCTTTCTTTTTACGAAAACTCAGGAATAGATATCAACCCAAATAAAATTTTAATCATTCTTTTAATTCTTGTAGTAGGAACAATACTTTTTTTTGTTCTCAAAAAGAAGCTTGCAACAATTCCTCTTTTAGGAAAGATTATTGGCTTTATAGATGGAATCTTCCAGGGGATCACTTCGATTTTCAGGCTGAAACAGAAAGGAAAGTTTATTTTGTATACGCTGGGAATCTGGATATCCTATTATTTTGCAGCCTATCTTGTATGTTTTGCACTTCCGGAAACTTCAAACTTCACCATTGCTGACGGTTTCTTTATTATTGTAGTAGGAACATTGGGAATGATCATTCCTGCCAGTGGAGGTATCGGAGCCTTCAACCTGGCTATGAAATTCGGATTTATGGCATTATTTATATCCATGGGAAAAAGTGCGGAATTAGGAGGTGAAATGGGACTTACTTATTCTTTTATTTCCTTACCTCTGCAAATTGTAATTATGCTGGTCATGGGATTGATTTCTATTCCAATGCTGGCGAAAGCAAGAAATAGCAGAGTCAGTCACAATAATTTTGAAAGTTAA
- a CDS encoding aspartate 1-decarboxylase — protein MLIEVFKSKIHRVRVTASDLNYIGSITIDEDLIEAAGLVVGERVYIVNVNNGERFDTYIIKGKRKSGEVCLNGPAARKVQKDDIIIIIAYAQMTPEEAKSFQPKIVFPDEKTNLLT, from the coding sequence ATGTTAATAGAAGTTTTCAAGTCAAAGATTCACAGGGTACGGGTTACTGCCTCAGACCTTAATTATATCGGGAGTATAACGATTGACGAAGATCTTATCGAAGCTGCCGGATTGGTGGTAGGTGAGAGAGTTTATATCGTAAACGTAAACAATGGAGAGCGTTTCGATACATACATTATAAAAGGTAAGAGAAAATCCGGAGAGGTATGCTTAAACGGGCCTGCTGCAAGAAAAGTTCAGAAGGATGATATCATCATTATTATAGCTTATGCACAAATGACGCCGGAGGAGGCAAAAAGTTTCCAGCCAAAGATCGTTTTCCCGGATGAAAAGACAAACCTTCTTACCTGA